A single Carnobacterium alterfunditum DSM 5972 DNA region contains:
- the def gene encoding peptide deformylase has translation MITMKDIIKEGHPTLRMVAKELTLPISDEEKQLGKDMLQFLKNSQDPEIAEEYNLRAGVGLAAPQLDISKRMIAVHIPGIEEETDEPIISTVMVNPKIISHSVQSACLTEGEGCLSVDREVPGYVPRHSRITITYFDLEGNAHKMRLKNYQAIVIQHEIDHINGIMFYDHINVDQPFKIDDDVKILS, from the coding sequence ATGATTACGATGAAAGACATTATCAAAGAAGGCCATCCTACTTTAAGAATGGTGGCTAAAGAACTAACTTTACCGATCAGTGATGAAGAAAAACAATTAGGAAAAGATATGCTGCAGTTTCTTAAAAATAGCCAAGACCCAGAAATTGCTGAAGAGTACAACTTAAGAGCTGGAGTGGGCCTTGCAGCACCGCAATTAGATATTTCAAAGCGCATGATTGCTGTTCATATCCCAGGTATCGAAGAAGAAACCGACGAACCAATCATCAGTACTGTTATGGTCAACCCAAAAATTATCAGCCATTCTGTTCAGAGTGCTTGTTTAACTGAAGGAGAGGGTTGCTTATCTGTTGATCGTGAAGTCCCAGGTTATGTCCCTCGTCACAGTCGGATCACAATTACTTACTTTGACTTAGAGGGCAATGCTCATAAAATGCGTTTAAAAAACTATCAAGCAATTGTTATTCAACATGAAATCGATCATATCAACGGGATCATGTTTTACGATCATATCAATGTGGATCAGCCTTTTAAAATCGACGATGATGTGAAGATTCTTTCGTAA
- the gdhA gene encoding NADP-specific glutamate dehydrogenase, giving the protein MVDAKNYINEVYAKVSKRDPDQPEYLQAVKEFFGTIEPVFAAQPELIEKNILERLVEPERIIQFRVPWADDQGAVNVNRGYRVQYNSAIGPYKGGLRFHPSVTQSIVKFLGFEQIFKNSLTGLPIGGGKGGSDFDPKGKSDDEVMRFCQSFMTELQRHIGPDIDVPAGDIGVGAREIGFLFGQYKKLNGFQAGILTGKPIFLGGSLARTEATGYGLVYFTKEMLDDIGKSFKNQKVVVSGSGNVAIYAIEKVQEFGGTVIACSDSDGYIYDAEGIDLDIVKKVKEVGRSRISEYLNDRPNAVYETGSIWDLEKKYTIALPCATQNEINGPTARKMISQGVWAVAEGANMPCNLEAIKEFQKAGIVYGPAKAANAGGVAVSALEMSQNSQRLNWTFEEVDEELKKIMKNIYKEIRDTAKSYDLNGDFVAGANIAGFTKVAKAMMSQGVI; this is encoded by the coding sequence ATGGTAGATGCAAAAAATTACATTAATGAGGTCTATGCTAAAGTTTCAAAACGGGACCCAGACCAACCGGAATATTTACAAGCAGTAAAAGAATTTTTTGGGACCATCGAACCAGTCTTCGCAGCACAACCAGAATTAATTGAAAAGAATATATTAGAACGTTTAGTAGAACCAGAAAGAATTATTCAATTTAGAGTTCCTTGGGCAGATGATCAAGGTGCAGTGAATGTAAACCGTGGTTACAGAGTTCAATACAATTCTGCTATAGGACCTTATAAAGGAGGACTACGTTTCCACCCATCAGTTACGCAAAGTATTGTGAAATTTTTAGGATTTGAGCAAATTTTTAAAAATAGTTTGACGGGATTGCCAATTGGTGGCGGTAAAGGCGGCAGCGACTTTGATCCTAAGGGTAAATCCGATGATGAAGTTATGCGTTTTTGCCAAAGCTTCATGACAGAACTGCAACGACACATAGGACCAGATATCGACGTTCCAGCTGGTGATATCGGTGTAGGAGCACGTGAAATCGGCTTTTTATTTGGACAATATAAAAAATTAAATGGCTTTCAAGCAGGAATCTTGACTGGAAAACCAATTTTCTTAGGTGGTAGTTTAGCACGAACAGAAGCAACTGGTTATGGACTAGTTTACTTCACTAAAGAAATGTTAGATGATATCGGCAAATCTTTCAAAAATCAAAAAGTAGTTGTTTCAGGTAGCGGAAATGTAGCAATCTATGCGATTGAGAAAGTTCAAGAATTTGGCGGGACCGTTATTGCTTGTTCGGACTCTGATGGCTATATTTACGATGCTGAAGGAATTGATTTAGATATTGTTAAGAAAGTTAAAGAGGTCGGAAGAAGCAGAATTTCAGAATACCTTAATGATCGTCCAAATGCAGTATACGAAACCGGAAGTATCTGGGATTTAGAAAAAAAATATACTATCGCACTTCCATGTGCTACTCAAAATGAAATTAATGGACCAACAGCCCGAAAAATGATTAGCCAAGGAGTATGGGCCGTCGCTGAAGGGGCAAACATGCCATGTAATTTAGAAGCAATTAAAGAATTCCAAAAAGCCGGCATTGTTTATGGACCAGCAAAAGCTGCTAATGCAGGAGGAGTAGCTGTCTCAGCTTTAGAAATGAGTCAAAATAGCCAAAGACTAAATTGGACATTTGAAGAAGTTGATGAAGAATTGAAAAAAATTATGAAAAACATCTATAAAGAAATAAGAGATACAGCTAAGTCATATGATTTAAATGGTGATTTTGTAGCAGGAGCTAATATTGCTGGTTTCACAAAAGTTGCAAAAGCTATGATGAGTCAAGGCGTTATTTAA
- the pdhA gene encoding pyruvate dehydrogenase (acetyl-transferring) E1 component subunit alpha encodes MVNKKQPVDFEALLSTIDAAFPMVQILDKDGKVVNKDIMPDLSDDQLVEIMEKMVWSRILHERSMALARQGRLGFYAPTAGQEASQLASHYAFVKEDVLLPGYRDIPQLIQHGLPVSKAFLWSRGHSLGNEYPEDLNALPPQIIIGAQIIQAMGVGIGLKKRGKQNVAFTYTGDGGSSQGDFYEGLNYAGAYKAPVVFFIQNNGYAISTPRHKQTAATTLAQKAVAAGIPGIQVDGMDALAVYAVTKQARDWAVAGNGPVLIETITSRFGPHSTSGDDPTRYRDQESFDYWEQRDPLIRYRNFLTEKGLWSEEKENQLIEKTKEEIKASVTEADQAPKQKVSDFLKNMYETPTQVIAEQIATFEAKESK; translated from the coding sequence ATGGTTAACAAAAAACAACCAGTAGATTTTGAAGCATTGTTAAGCACCATTGATGCGGCTTTCCCAATGGTACAAATCTTAGATAAGGACGGTAAAGTTGTAAACAAAGACATCATGCCTGATTTATCTGACGATCAACTAGTTGAAATAATGGAAAAAATGGTTTGGTCTAGAATCTTACATGAACGTTCAATGGCTTTAGCTCGTCAAGGACGCTTAGGTTTCTACGCTCCAACAGCTGGGCAAGAAGCTTCTCAATTAGCTAGTCATTATGCATTCGTAAAAGAAGATGTATTATTACCAGGATACCGTGATATTCCTCAACTTATCCAACACGGATTGCCAGTTTCAAAAGCATTTTTATGGTCTCGTGGGCATTCTTTAGGGAATGAATACCCTGAAGATTTAAATGCTTTACCACCGCAGATCATTATTGGTGCTCAAATCATCCAAGCAATGGGTGTGGGTATTGGTTTGAAAAAACGTGGCAAACAAAACGTGGCATTCACTTATACTGGTGATGGCGGTTCATCTCAAGGAGATTTCTACGAAGGATTGAACTATGCTGGTGCTTACAAAGCTCCTGTAGTATTCTTTATTCAAAATAATGGTTATGCGATCTCAACACCTCGCCATAAACAAACAGCTGCTACAACGTTAGCTCAAAAAGCTGTTGCTGCAGGAATTCCAGGAATTCAAGTAGATGGTATGGATGCTTTAGCTGTGTATGCTGTTACTAAACAAGCAAGAGATTGGGCAGTAGCTGGAAACGGTCCTGTATTAATTGAAACGATCACTTCTCGTTTTGGTCCTCACTCTACATCAGGGGATGACCCAACACGTTACCGTGACCAAGAAAGTTTTGATTATTGGGAACAACGTGATCCGTTGATTCGTTATCGTAATTTCTTAACTGAAAAAGGCTTATGGTCAGAAGAAAAAGAAAATCAATTAATTGAAAAAACTAAAGAAGAAATTAAAGCATCTGTTACAGAAGCAGATCAAGCACCAAAACAAAAAGTTTCCGATTTCTTGAAAAATATGTACGAAACACCAACTCAAGTTATCGCTGAACAAATTGCAACTTTCGAAGCAAAGGAGAGTAAATAA
- a CDS encoding alpha-ketoacid dehydrogenase subunit beta, with product MAQKTMIEAITEALDQEMERDQDILIFGEDVGKNGGVFRATAGLQEKYGEERVSDTPLSESAIGGLAIGLALEGFRPVPEIQFIGFLFEVLDSIVGQAARTRYRMSSTRNMPITIRTPFGGGVHTPEMHSDNLEGLLTQSPGIKVVVPSNPYDAKGLLTSALRDNDPVVFMEHMKLYRSFRDEVPEESYTVPLGKAAITREGTDVSVITYGAMVREAIKAADELEKEGISVEIVDLRTISPLDIETIIASVEKTGRVVVVQEAQRQAGVGAMVMSEISERAILSLKAPIGRVAAPDTVFPFGLAENSWLPNATDIAEKVKATYNF from the coding sequence ATGGCACAAAAAACAATGATCGAAGCGATTACTGAAGCGCTTGACCAAGAAATGGAACGCGATCAAGATATTTTGATTTTCGGTGAAGATGTAGGTAAAAATGGCGGTGTGTTCCGTGCAACTGCTGGTCTTCAAGAAAAATACGGCGAAGAACGTGTTTCAGATACACCCCTTTCTGAATCAGCCATTGGTGGATTAGCTATTGGGCTTGCTTTAGAAGGTTTCCGTCCTGTTCCAGAAATTCAGTTTATTGGATTCTTATTTGAAGTATTAGACTCGATCGTAGGACAAGCAGCACGTACTCGTTACCGTATGAGTAGTACTCGTAACATGCCTATTACTATTCGCACACCATTTGGTGGTGGCGTTCATACTCCGGAAATGCACTCAGATAACCTTGAAGGTCTACTTACTCAATCTCCAGGTATCAAAGTAGTAGTTCCATCAAACCCATATGATGCAAAGGGCTTATTGACCTCTGCTTTACGCGACAATGATCCAGTTGTCTTCATGGAACACATGAAACTATATCGTTCATTCCGTGATGAAGTTCCGGAAGAATCTTACACTGTTCCTCTTGGAAAAGCAGCTATTACTCGCGAAGGTACAGATGTTTCTGTTATCACTTACGGAGCTATGGTTCGCGAAGCAATCAAAGCAGCTGACGAACTTGAAAAAGAAGGAATCTCTGTTGAAATTGTTGACTTAAGAACTATTTCTCCTTTAGATATTGAAACAATTATAGCTTCTGTTGAAAAAACTGGGCGCGTTGTAGTTGTTCAAGAAGCACAACGTCAAGCTGGTGTTGGGGCTATGGTTATGTCAGAAATCTCTGAACGTGCTATCCTTTCATTAAAAGCTCCAATCGGGCGTGTTGCTGCACCTGATACAGTTTTCCCATTTGGTTTAGCAGAAAATTCTTGGTTGCCAAATGCAACTGATATTGCTGAAAAAGTAAAAGCAACTTATAATTTCTAA
- a CDS encoding 2-oxo acid dehydrogenase subunit E2, with the protein MAFKFKLPDVGEGMAEGEIVKWLVAEGDTVEEEDSIVEIQNDKSVEEIASPVSGTIKKIMVEEGTVATVGQVIVEIDAPGHEEDEEESIPATSPAAPAATPAAATPATPKASSGTSFYQFKMPDVGEGMAEGEIVKWLVAVGDTVNEEDSVAEIQNDKSVEEIATPVSGTIKKILVEEGTVALVGQALLEIDSPGHNTEGTAPVAEPAAAPAAAGSTVAPASNENVLAMPSVRQFARENDVDITQVAATGKNGRTTKEDIENFMSTGGKAPAAAPTEKVSEAKAKAPAAKKEAAPAKAFKSNQAELETREAMTPMRKAIAKAMVNSKATAPHVTLFDEVDSTKLMAHRKHFKDIAAGKGVKLTFLPYVVKAIVSVLRKYPAMNASIDDSTNEVVYKHYFNIGIATDTDRGLFVPVIKDADAKSIFSIAGEITELSGKATEGKLAPNEMSNGSISISNIGSIGGGWFTPVINYPEVAILGVGRIAKKAIVNADDEIVVAPVMQLSLSFDHRIIDGATAQKAMNELKALLADPELLLMEG; encoded by the coding sequence ATGGCATTTAAATTTAAATTACCAGATGTTGGCGAAGGAATGGCAGAAGGCGAAATCGTAAAATGGTTAGTAGCTGAAGGCGATACAGTTGAAGAAGAAGATTCAATCGTAGAAATCCAAAACGACAAATCTGTAGAAGAAATTGCATCACCTGTTTCAGGAACAATCAAAAAAATCATGGTTGAAGAAGGAACCGTAGCAACAGTTGGACAAGTTATTGTTGAAATCGATGCTCCAGGACATGAAGAGGATGAAGAAGAATCAATTCCAGCTACTTCACCAGCAGCTCCAGCAGCGACTCCAGCGGCAGCAACTCCTGCAACGCCAAAAGCTTCATCAGGAACTTCTTTCTACCAATTCAAAATGCCAGATGTTGGCGAAGGAATGGCAGAAGGCGAAATCGTAAAATGGTTAGTAGCCGTCGGCGATACAGTTAATGAAGAAGATTCTGTTGCAGAAATCCAAAACGATAAATCTGTAGAAGAAATTGCAACACCTGTTTCAGGAACAATCAAAAAAATATTAGTTGAAGAAGGAACAGTTGCTTTGGTAGGTCAAGCATTATTAGAAATTGACTCTCCAGGACATAACACTGAAGGTACAGCACCCGTTGCTGAACCAGCAGCAGCTCCAGCAGCAGCAGGTTCTACTGTAGCGCCTGCTTCAAACGAAAATGTTCTAGCAATGCCATCAGTTCGTCAATTTGCTCGTGAAAACGATGTAGATATTACTCAAGTTGCTGCAACTGGAAAAAATGGTCGTACAACAAAAGAAGATATTGAAAACTTCATGAGTACTGGCGGAAAAGCACCCGCAGCTGCACCAACTGAAAAAGTATCTGAAGCTAAAGCTAAGGCTCCAGCAGCTAAGAAAGAAGCAGCACCAGCTAAAGCGTTCAAATCTAATCAAGCTGAACTTGAAACTCGTGAAGCAATGACTCCAATGCGTAAAGCTATCGCTAAAGCAATGGTGAACAGCAAAGCAACCGCTCCACATGTGACTTTGTTTGATGAAGTAGATTCAACTAAATTGATGGCTCACCGTAAACACTTTAAAGATATTGCAGCTGGCAAAGGCGTTAAATTAACATTCTTGCCGTATGTTGTTAAAGCTATCGTTTCAGTATTGCGTAAATATCCTGCAATGAATGCTTCAATTGACGATTCAACTAACGAAGTTGTTTACAAACATTACTTCAACATTGGTATCGCTACAGATACTGATCGCGGATTATTCGTACCAGTTATCAAAGATGCTGATGCTAAGAGTATTTTCTCTATTGCTGGTGAAATTACTGAACTTTCCGGCAAAGCTACAGAAGGTAAATTAGCACCTAATGAAATGAGCAATGGTTCAATCTCAATCAGTAATATCGGTTCAATCGGTGGCGGCTGGTTTACTCCAGTAATCAACTATCCTGAAGTTGCTATTTTAGGTGTTGGTCGTATCGCTAAAAAAGCAATTGTTAATGCAGATGACGAAATTGTTGTAGCACCAGTTATGCAACTGTCATTAAGTTTTGACCACCGTATCATTGATGGAGCAACTGCACAAAAAGCAATGAACGAATTAAAAGCATTGCTTGCTGATCCAGAATTATTATTAATGGAAGGGTAA
- the lpdA gene encoding dihydrolipoyl dehydrogenase has protein sequence MVVGDFAIELDTVVIGSGPGGYVAAIRAAQMGQKVAIIEKEYIGGVCLNVGCIPSKALISAGHHYQEALDSSVFGVTAENVVLDFAKTQEWKNNKVVSTLTKGVEGLLKKNKVEILRGEAYFNDEHTLRVMTEVAAQTYSFKNAIVATGSRPIEIKGFKFGKRVIDSTGGLALPEVPKKLIVVGGGYIGSELAGAYANLGAEVTILEFAPSILPTFEKDMVKLVKDNFEKKNVTIENGAMAKQAVETENGVSVTYEVKGEEKTIEADYVMVTVGRRPNTDEMGLELAGIELNDRGLVKVDAQGRTNVKNIYAIGDITPGAALAHKASYEAKIAAEAISGKKVAIDYRAMPAVAFTDPELAVVGLTAADAKEKGLDVKTSKFPLAGNGRALSLNATEGFVRLVTTKADGVLVGAQIAGVSASDVIAELALAVESGMVAEDIASTIHAHPSLAEVSMDAAELALGLPIHM, from the coding sequence ATGGTAGTAGGAGATTTCGCAATAGAGTTAGACACAGTTGTTATCGGTTCTGGTCCAGGAGGATATGTAGCAGCCATTCGCGCTGCCCAAATGGGACAAAAAGTAGCAATCATAGAAAAAGAATATATAGGTGGAGTTTGTTTAAACGTTGGATGTATTCCTTCGAAAGCATTAATCAGTGCTGGTCACCACTATCAAGAAGCTTTGGACTCATCTGTTTTCGGAGTAACCGCTGAAAATGTAGTTTTAGATTTTGCTAAAACTCAAGAATGGAAAAACAATAAAGTCGTATCAACTCTAACAAAGGGTGTTGAAGGCCTATTGAAAAAAAATAAAGTAGAGATTCTTCGTGGTGAAGCTTACTTCAATGATGAACATACTTTACGTGTAATGACTGAAGTAGCTGCTCAAACGTATTCATTTAAAAATGCAATCGTTGCAACTGGTAGCCGTCCTATCGAAATTAAAGGATTTAAATTCGGTAAACGTGTAATTGACTCAACTGGTGGATTAGCTTTACCAGAGGTTCCCAAAAAACTTATTGTTGTTGGTGGCGGTTATATCGGAAGTGAATTAGCTGGAGCTTACGCAAACTTAGGAGCTGAAGTAACAATTCTTGAATTTGCGCCATCTATTTTACCAACATTTGAAAAAGATATGGTCAAATTAGTAAAAGATAACTTTGAAAAGAAAAATGTTACGATCGAAAACGGTGCTATGGCTAAACAAGCTGTTGAAACTGAAAACGGCGTTTCTGTCACTTATGAAGTTAAAGGCGAAGAAAAGACAATTGAAGCTGATTATGTAATGGTAACAGTTGGTCGTCGTCCAAATACTGATGAAATGGGCTTGGAATTAGCTGGTATTGAACTTAATGACCGTGGTTTAGTTAAAGTTGATGCACAAGGTCGTACAAATGTTAAAAACATTTATGCAATCGGAGATATTACTCCAGGAGCAGCTTTAGCTCATAAAGCTAGCTATGAAGCAAAAATTGCTGCAGAAGCAATTTCTGGTAAAAAAGTAGCAATCGATTATAGAGCTATGCCTGCTGTTGCATTTACAGATCCTGAATTAGCTGTTGTAGGGTTAACTGCTGCAGATGCTAAGGAAAAAGGATTAGATGTAAAAACATCTAAATTCCCATTAGCTGGAAATGGCCGCGCATTGTCATTAAATGCTACAGAAGGTTTTGTTCGCCTAGTTACAACTAAAGCTGATGGTGTTCTTGTAGGAGCACAAATCGCTGGTGTTAGTGCTAGTGATGTTATTGCTGAACTTGCTTTGGCAGTTGAATCTGGAATGGTTGCAGAAGATATTGCTTCAACTATTCATGCTCACCCATCTTTAGCTGAAGTTTCTATGGATGCTGCTGAGTTAGCATTAGGTTTACCAATTCATATGTAA
- a CDS encoding ISL3 family transposase has protein sequence MSHNNCIRTALDLKDKNIFFDEKFCEEKRIKGFRSKVFYATLTYKPTHCECCGMKNHAYSIVKNGYLTSRVKWVSSTHYATSIRLKKQRFLCRACGVTFVARSPEIEEGCFIAKRVKQSIAVELADTISIKDLSKRHFVSPTTVDRVLKQLNQSVKNTFKSLPQHLSFDEFQSVKNVEGKMSFIYSNADTHEPIDILPTRLLLALRRHFLRYPYKTRMNVKTIVVDMNAAYFTLVKDLFPNAKVIIDRFHIVQLISRSLNQTRVQTMKQFHTSNSEDLKNYRKFKRYWQLLLKDSDDLNFKDYRYQRLFKKPLPNTEIIDYLLTLDETLKATYDLYQNLLYYSKKNDYKGFKNLVLKASPKELSPFMQTALKTLRKHLPRIKHTFMYPYSNGALEGSINKIKVIKRVAYGYRNFQNFRCRILISFKAKKSSARRFSHAA, from the coding sequence ATGTCTCATAATAATTGTATCCGAACTGCACTTGATTTAAAAGATAAAAATATCTTTTTTGATGAAAAATTTTGCGAGGAGAAACGAATCAAAGGGTTCAGATCAAAAGTTTTCTATGCCACTTTAACGTACAAACCCACTCACTGTGAGTGTTGTGGGATGAAGAACCACGCCTACTCTATTGTAAAGAATGGGTATTTAACCTCTAGGGTTAAATGGGTCAGTTCGACTCATTATGCAACGTCTATTCGATTAAAGAAGCAGCGGTTTCTTTGTAGAGCATGCGGTGTTACCTTTGTTGCACGTTCTCCTGAAATTGAAGAAGGTTGCTTCATCGCTAAACGGGTCAAACAGTCTATCGCGGTTGAATTAGCCGACACTATTTCTATAAAAGACCTGTCTAAACGGCATTTTGTTTCTCCTACCACTGTAGACAGAGTCTTGAAACAACTCAATCAGTCTGTTAAAAATACCTTCAAATCCTTGCCGCAACACCTCTCTTTCGATGAATTTCAATCCGTTAAAAACGTCGAAGGAAAAATGAGCTTTATTTATTCGAATGCAGACACACATGAACCAATCGATATCTTGCCAACTCGGCTGCTACTAGCTTTACGCCGTCACTTTCTTCGCTATCCCTATAAGACGAGGATGAACGTAAAAACGATTGTCGTAGACATGAACGCGGCCTACTTTACATTAGTTAAAGATCTCTTTCCTAATGCTAAAGTGATCATTGACCGTTTCCATATCGTTCAGTTGATATCACGCTCGTTGAATCAAACCAGAGTTCAAACAATGAAACAATTCCATACCTCTAATTCAGAAGATTTAAAGAATTACAGAAAATTTAAAAGGTACTGGCAACTCCTGTTAAAGGATTCAGACGACTTAAATTTTAAGGATTACCGCTATCAACGACTCTTTAAAAAACCTTTACCGAATACAGAAATCATCGACTACCTACTTACGCTCGACGAGACTCTTAAAGCGACGTATGATTTGTATCAAAATCTTCTTTATTATTCTAAAAAAAATGACTATAAAGGGTTTAAAAACCTTGTACTTAAGGCTTCTCCTAAAGAGTTATCTCCTTTTATGCAGACTGCCCTTAAAACCCTGCGTAAACACTTGCCTAGGATAAAACATACTTTTATGTATCCCTATTCTAACGGTGCTTTAGAAGGGTCAATCAATAAAATAAAAGTCATCAAACGGGTTGCTTATGGTTATCGGAATTTTCAGAACTTTAGATGTCGTATTTTGATTAGTTTTAAAGCAAAAAAAAGCAGCGCGAGAAGATTCTCTCACGCTGCTTAA
- a CDS encoding IS3 family transposase (programmed frameshift) — MSKLTFTPEQIQILKANPYVKNVSEKSITYSDEFKRYFVSESLGSKTAKQLFIEAGFDPEMIGKSRIRSFAGKWRKRYRDNGVLALKDTRQDCSGRPRKTPLTLEQQIEKLQAKILLLGQENDLLKNQNGARRPENSEKISRIFSRIHEMKTKGSYTGTLIDACKALGVSRSGYYNYVKSLDSRNARDEEDQVWRTQIEEAYNYRGYEKGSRSIVMYFLNVLGITVNRKKVQRLMRKFNIFCPIRKANPYKRMAKATKEHSTVENKLKRQFDQGIAHKVLLTDITYLPGTGGFIGYLSTVKDGTTKEILAHYVSDSLKLDLSLTTVDLLMSAHSTTLHKDAFIHSDQGVHYTSPKFHKKLADNQLGQSMSRRGNCWDNAPQESFFGHLKDEIEYKDCGNLEELRAIVTDYMDYYNNERGQWNLKKLPPVHYREQLLLAV; from the exons ATGTCAAAATTAACATTTACACCAGAACAAATTCAAATTTTAAAAGCAAACCCATACGTTAAAAATGTATCGGAGAAAAGTATTACTTATTCCGATGAGTTTAAACGCTACTTTGTTTCAGAATCATTGGGTTCAAAAACGGCTAAGCAACTATTTATTGAAGCTGGATTTGATCCGGAAATGATTGGTAAAAGTAGGATAAGATCATTCGCTGGTAAATGGCGAAAAAGATACCGTGATAATGGTGTTTTGGCATTGAAAGATACACGACAAGATTGTTCAGGCAGACCTCGAAAAACACCATTAACACTTGAACAACAAATTGAAAAGTTACAGGCCAAAATCCTATTATTAGGACAAGAAAATGACTTGTTAAAAAATCAGAATGGAGCG AGGAGGCCAGAAAACAGCGAAAAGATTAGCAGAATCTTTTCAAGGATCCATGAAATGAAAACCAAGGGTTCCTATACAGGAACCCTCATAGATGCCTGTAAAGCGTTGGGTGTTTCTCGTTCAGGTTACTACAATTATGTTAAAAGTTTAGACAGTAGAAATGCACGTGATGAGGAAGATCAAGTCTGGAGAACTCAAATTGAAGAAGCTTATAACTACCGTGGTTACGAGAAAGGTTCTCGAAGTATCGTAATGTACTTCCTAAACGTTCTGGGCATTACCGTCAATCGTAAAAAAGTACAGCGCCTGATGAGGAAATTTAATATCTTCTGTCCTATTCGTAAAGCAAACCCCTATAAAAGAATGGCAAAAGCCACCAAAGAACACAGCACTGTTGAGAACAAGTTGAAACGTCAGTTTGATCAAGGAATAGCCCATAAAGTTTTATTAACAGATATCACTTATTTACCTGGAACCGGCGGGTTTATAGGTTATTTATCAACTGTAAAAGATGGAACAACGAAAGAAATTCTAGCTCACTATGTGTCTGACAGTTTAAAACTTGATCTTTCATTAACAACGGTTGATTTATTAATGAGTGCCCATAGCACAACGCTACATAAAGATGCCTTTATCCATTCAGATCAGGGAGTCCATTACACCAGCCCTAAATTCCATAAGAAATTGGCTGATAATCAGTTAGGGCAATCCATGTCCAGAAGAGGGAACTGTTGGGATAACGCTCCACAAGAGTCGTTCTTTGGACATTTGAAAGATGAAATAGAGTATAAAGATTGTGGGAATTTGGAAGAACTTCGAGCAATTGTGACTGATTATATGGACTATTACAACAATGAACGTGGACAATGGAATCTGAAAAAACTGCCCCCTGTTCATTACAGGGAGCAGCTTTTATTGGCTGTATAA
- a CDS encoding lactate/malate family dehydrogenase, with protein sequence MKSEKKIIVVGSDDLAYQICLLSMATLQLKEVYLIPSSTQQDNKIDDLQYASKLFSMSNLKIGTEKDYADAEILILTAREPKLENEQESDYIRRNILLVRKIVNQAMASGFMGLILVANELNDLFTYLVWKFSGLPKYKIFGIGTYIDTIYFQKLLSETLDVSFCDVKGYIIGGRDPLHKSAAWSRSSIGGNSLLGLMMDPNTATSQENIFEIEEKLSKQDQINENSDLTVTTATAVLKLVQYIITDEKAVVPLVHLMDIEEIKDIPLSIPVLLGENGVRQISGLNFSETEQKKLLMIAKEIRSQLDWIEQG encoded by the coding sequence ATGAAAAGCGAAAAAAAAATAATAGTAGTCGGATCTGATGACTTGGCCTATCAGATTTGTTTATTGAGTATGGCCACTTTACAGTTAAAAGAAGTCTATTTGATTCCATCCTCAACTCAGCAAGACAATAAAATAGATGATTTGCAGTATGCTTCCAAATTGTTTTCTATGAGCAATCTAAAAATCGGTACTGAAAAAGATTATGCAGATGCTGAAATTTTAATTTTGACTGCTAGAGAGCCAAAACTTGAAAATGAACAGGAATCAGATTATATTAGGAGAAATATTTTATTGGTACGAAAAATCGTTAATCAAGCTATGGCTTCAGGGTTCATGGGACTAATTTTAGTTGCTAATGAGTTGAATGATTTATTTACATACTTAGTATGGAAATTTTCCGGTTTGCCCAAATATAAAATTTTTGGGATAGGGACTTATATCGATACGATCTATTTCCAAAAACTATTGAGTGAAACATTGGATGTTTCTTTTTGCGATGTTAAAGGTTATATTATTGGAGGAAGGGATCCGCTGCATAAATCTGCAGCTTGGAGTCGTTCAAGCATTGGGGGGAATTCATTGTTGGGATTAATGATGGATCCAAATACCGCTACTAGCCAAGAGAATATATTTGAAATTGAAGAGAAGCTGAGTAAACAGGACCAAATAAATGAAAATAGTGATTTAACGGTAACGACGGCGACAGCAGTACTCAAACTCGTACAATATATTATAACAGATGAAAAAGCTGTTGTTCCACTCGTCCATCTTATGGATATAGAAGAAATAAAAGATATACCTTTATCGATACCTGTTTTATTGGGAGAAAATGGAGTCAGGCAAATTAGTGGATTGAACTTTTCTGAAACAGAGCAAAAAAAATTATTGATGATTGCAAAAGAGATCAGGAGTCAGTTAGACTGGATAGAACAAGGGTAA